In a genomic window of Curtobacterium sp. MCBD17_035:
- a CDS encoding acyl carrier protein, with protein MSPRIRVGTDMIAVQTVAASIDRFGDRYLDRILSPRERLQCHDEPHRVAARFAGKEAVVKLLRPAPDEPVLPHDVEILSLPSGAPVVRLHHAARDRSVRERLQSVSVSLTHEGGFAAATAVSVIRGKEHQPMSTIIREVLERHGHLSVPVAQVLDTDDLYQVGLTSHATITVMLAVEEECDIEFPDEALTRSTFATIASIEAVVRAQAVAA; from the coding sequence ATGAGCCCCCGCATCCGGGTCGGCACGGACATGATCGCCGTGCAGACGGTCGCCGCGAGCATCGACCGGTTCGGCGACCGCTACCTCGACCGCATCCTGTCGCCCAGGGAGCGGCTCCAGTGCCACGACGAGCCGCACCGCGTCGCCGCGCGCTTCGCCGGCAAGGAGGCCGTGGTCAAGCTGCTCCGCCCGGCTCCCGACGAGCCGGTGCTGCCGCACGACGTCGAGATCCTCAGCCTGCCGAGCGGCGCACCCGTCGTCCGGCTCCACCACGCCGCCCGTGACCGATCGGTCCGCGAACGGCTCCAGTCCGTGAGCGTCTCGCTCACCCACGAGGGCGGATTCGCCGCCGCGACCGCCGTCTCCGTCATCCGGGGGAAGGAACACCAGCCAATGTCCACGATCATCCGCGAGGTCCTCGAGCGCCACGGCCACCTCTCCGTCCCCGTCGCCCAGGTCCTCGACACCGACGACCTGTACCAGGTCGGCCTGACGTCACACGCGACCATCACGGTCATGCTCGCCGTCGAGGAGGAGTGCGACATCGAGTTCCCCGACGAGGCGCTCACCCGCAGCACGTTCGCCACGATCGCGTCGATCGAGGCGGTCGTCCGCGCTCAGGCGGTGGCAGCGTGA